TCGGTAGAATCGAACAGATACTTGGCAAGAACTTTTGCGAGCTGTGTTTTACCAACACCGGTTGGACCTAAGAATACAAACGTTCCTATTGGCTTGTTTGGATCTTTAAGGCCAGCGCGGTTACGTTGTATTGACTTAACAATCTTAGCTATAGCTTCATCTTGACCAATAACGCTACCTTTTAGTTCATCTGCCATCTTGAGCAATCGAGAACCTTCACCTTGGGCTATGCGCTGAACAGGAACACCTGTCATAAGAGCCACAACCTCAGCAACCTTTTCTTCATCAACAACTTGTTTGTTGTTTGAAAGATCTCGTTCCCATTGTTGTTGCTCCATTTCGAGCATTTCCATTAGTTTTTTCTCCTTATCTCGGAAATTTGCTGCTATTTCGAACTGTAGGTTTTTTACAGCGGCAAGTTTCTCTGCTCTAGCATCTTCAATTTGCTTTTCGACAAGAGAGATCTGTTCTGGAACCTTAATGTTGGAGATATGCACCCTTGAACCAGCTTCGTCTAATGCATCAATAGCTTTATCGGGGAGGCATCTATCTGTTACGTATCTCATTGTGAGTTTTACGCAAGCATCGATAGCTTCGGGTGTATATATAACATTATGATAGTCCTCGTACTTGCCTTTTATCTTATTTAGTATTTCGACAGTTTCCTCTGGTGTAGTTGGTTCAACCATAACTTTTTGGAAACGACGTTCGAGAGCCCCATCTTTTTCAATATACTCACGGTACTCATCGAGCGTAGTTGCACCAATGCACTGTATTTCACCACGAGCAAGGGCAGGTTTAAGCATATTTGCTGCATCTAACGAGCCTGTTGCACCTCCAGCACCTACGATCGTATGAATTTCATCAATAAACAAAATGATGTTAGTAACCTGAGACAGCTCATTAAGAATTGCTTTCATGCGCTCCTCAAATTGCCCTCTATACTTTGTTCCTGCCACAATAGAGGCCAGATCAAGCGTAATTACTCGTTTACCAAAGAGTACGCGCGAAACCTGACGCTTTACAATTCGAAGGGCTAGTCCTTCGGCAATGGCCGATTTGCCAACTCCTGGCTCGCCAATAAGTATTGGGTTATTCTTTTTACGTCGACTTAGAATTTGTGCGATACGCTCAATCTCTTTTTCACGACCGACTATTGGATCTAGCTTATTTTCTTCAGCAGCACGAGTTAGATCAATTCCAAAGTTATCCAAAACGGGAGTATTGGAATTCGATTTTTGCCCTGGCGTTGATTTCGAAGAGAAGATGTCTTTCTCGTCGTCGTCATCATTAAAGTCGCTTTGAGCCTTTATTGTTTTAGACTCCAGGTGATGCTTTACCTTAACATAATCAACGTTCTGATCGAAGAGCGAAATGCTTCCGTAATTAGAACCATCGCGCATAAGGGCTAGTAGTAGATGTCCTGTTCCTATAACATCATTTTTCAATGCTTTAGCTTCCAAATGAACTAGCTTTAAAACACGTTCAGCCGATTTTAGCAGGTTTACGTTTTCTATATCGGTTATAGGTAAAGTCGCATCCTTACGGACCTTAGTTTCTATCGAGTTTTTGAGTGTGTCCACATCAACCTCCAAATCTTTGAGAATTTCCATTGCCACCCCTGTTCCTTCTCTAATTATTCCCAACAACAAGTGTTCTGCTCCAATCGATTGATTACCAAGTCGTATGGCTTCCTCTTTGCTGTAAGAAATTACGTTTTTAATTTTATCGCTGAATTTTGAATCCATACCTCCTAAAATTTTGATACTAAATTATCCATCAGTTTCTTAATTACAAGTGTGCTGATGATAAACTTATTTGTAAGATAAGTCTTTTTTTGTAATTTTATACATAACGAATAAATTTAATAATTGTTTAAAATCATTTGCCAAACGCAATGATTTTAACGGCTAATTGAGTAACTTAGCGCTCTAAATTTGCCAATATTAGAGAGATAATATAATATGAGTCAAGGAGAAAAGATCATTAAAATCAACATTGAAGAGGAGATGAAAACCGCTTACATCGACTATTCAATGTCGGTTATTGTGGCTCGTGCACTCCCAGATGTTCGAGATGGACTAAAGCCTGTACATAGACGTGTGCTTTTCGGGATGAATGAATTAGGAGTTTACTCTAATCGCCCGTATAAGAAATCCGCAAGAATTGTAGGTGAAGTCCTTGGTAAATTTCACCCTCACGGAGACACCTCTGTGTATGATGCAATGGTTCGTATGGCTCAGGAATGGTCTATGCGATACCCTCTTGTAGAAGGACAGGGTAACTTTGGTTCGGTTGATGGCGATAGCCCTGCTGCAATGCGTTATACAGAAGCACGTCTTAAAAAATTGGCAGAGGAAGCACTTGCAGACCTAGAGAAAAATACAGTAGACTTTAAGCCTAACTTCGACGATACGCTTGAGGAACCAGTTGTTCTTCCTTCTAAAATCCCTATGCTTCTATTAAATGGATCATCGGGTATTGCTGTAGGTATGGCTACCAACATGGCTCCCCATAACCTTTCCGAAATTGTAGATGCAACATGCGCCTATATCGATAATAACGATATAACCATTGAAGAGTTAATGGTATACATAAAAGCACCTGACTTTCCAACAGGAGGTATCATTTATGGTTATCAAGGGGTTAGAGATGCATTTGAAACAGGGAAAGGTAAGGTTGTAATTCGTTCAAAGACAGAAATCGAGGTAACGGAATCTGGTCGTGAAAAGATCATTGTTAGTGAAATCCCTTACATGGTCAATAAGGCTGAAATGATAAAAAAGATTGCAGACCTTATTAATGATAAAAAAATAGAAGGAATTTCGTACATCAATGATGAGTCGGATCGTAATGGAATGCGCGTTGTAATTATCCTAAAGAAGGATGCCGTTGCAAACGTGGTGCTTAACAACCTTTATAAGCATTCTCAATTACAATCTTCATTCCCAATAAACAACATTGCGCTAGTCGATGGTCGTCCACGAACGTTAAACCTCAAACAACTTATAAAATACTTCGTACGTCATCGTCACGAAGTAATTATACGTCGTACACAATTCGAACTAGAGCAAGCAGAGAAACGTGCTCATATCCTTGAAGGGTTGCTGAAAGCACTTGATCACCTTGACGAGGTTATCTCCATTATCCGCAACTCAAAAACGCCAGATGAAGCACAGAACACGCTTATCGAAAGGCTTGATTTAACCGAGATTCAGGCTCGAGCCATAATTGATATGCGCTTACGCAGCCTAACAGGTCTTGAGAGAGAAAAACTACAAAGCGAATACGACGAACTTCTTAAGCTTATTAACCATCTCCGTGCCATCCTTGCAGATCCAGCACTTCAAATGCAAGTTATAAAGGATGAACTTTTAGAAATTAAGGAAAAGTACGGCGATGGGCGAAGAACCACGATCGTTCATAATGCTGAGGAGTTTAACCCAGAAGACTTCTATGCTGATGAAGATGTGGTAATTACCATATCTCATTTAGGTTATATTAAACGTACCCCTCTAAGCGAATACAGAACACAGTCGAGAGGCGGAGTTGGCTCCAAGGGTAGTACAACTCGCGACGAAGATTTTATTGAGCATATTTACGTAACTAGTATGCACAATACCATGCTGTTCTTTACTGAAAATGGCAGGTGCTACTGGTTGAAAGTTTACGATATTCCAGAAGGTACAAAAGCATCAAAAGGAAGAGCAATTCAAAATGTGCTAAACATTGAGCCAAACGATAAGGTAAAAGCTTACATGAATGTAAAAAGGCTCACTGAAAAAGAGTACATCGAGAACAACTTCATTGTGCTGTGCACCAAAAAAGGAATTATTAAGAAAACGAAGCTCGAAGCATACTCTCGTCCTCGTACAAACGGAGTAAATGCAATAACCATTAAAGATGGCGATCAACTACTTGAGGCTTTACTAACAAGCGGAAGTAACGAGATCTTAATAGCCTCGAAAGAAGGGAAGGCGCTTCGTTTTAATGAAGATAAGATACGAGCAATAGGTCGTACAGGTGCCGGTGTTAAAGCAATTACAATGTCCGACACCGATGAAGTTGTTGGTATGGTTTGCGTTGATAATCAAGAGTTAGAAAACATTCTTGTTGTATCGGAGAATGGATATGGAAAGCGCTCATTGTTAGATGAATATCGGATTACAAACCGAGGAGGGAAGGGCGTTCGTACCATGAATATCACCGAAAAAACAGGCATGCTTATTGCAATAAAAAATGTTACCGATCAGAACGATTTGATGATCATCAATAAGTCTGGTCTAACAATTCGACTTGCAATTTCTGATATTCGCATTACTGGAAGGGCAACTCAGGGAGTAAAGCTCATAAACCTAAGAAGTAACGATTCAATAGCATCTGTAGCAAGCGTTCCTAAATCGGAAGACAAAGATGAGGAATTGCTGAAATCTACTGATGTGGCTGAAAACACGGAGATCAGTGAAGAACTAGAATAGTAAACACAAATTTAATACTTTGTTACCCATGAAAAAGTTCACATTTGCAATTGCATTTGCATTTGCATTTAATTTGGGCTTTGCTCAAAAGGATTATAATCCTGAAAATATTAAAGCAAAAGTCGAAAAGAGCAATTCTGAAATTGCTGATGCGAAGGCAGGCGCAAGCTATAAGACTTGGTTAAAGAGAGCCCAACTTTTTGGAGAAATCTCTGAAGCTCCACTAGCAGGCGCATATCCTGGAATGTCTGATAAGGAGGTTGAACTACTAATAGGCAAGCCATCTAGCACTTCGGATGTAGAGGTTAATGGAAGAACATTAACGAAAATGGAATTTGCTTATATCGACCTTTTCTTTGAAGGAGGAAAACTTCTTTACTGGAACATTAAGGATTCAGGAGTACAAAAGCCATTAGTAACAGGATTCGAAGCTATTGAGAAAGCAGTTAGCCTTGATCCAAAATCTGCAAAAAAGGCTAAAGATATTTACATTACTTACAAGAACTACTTCTTTAAGAATGGGAATAACGCATACAATGCTTCAAATAAAGCAGAAGCCGCTGAAAACTATGGATTTGCATACCAGTGTTCTGCAAACCAAGCCGTTAATGCACCTGACACAACTGCAGCATACTATGCCGCTTATGCATATCTCGAATCAGGCAACTTCAATCAAGCAATTAAGTTTGGCCAAGCATGCCTTGACAACAAGAGCTTCCAAAATGGAGAAGTTTACAAAATTCTTGGAGAAGCTTATAACGGAGCAAAAGAACCTACAAAGGCAAAAGAAGTGCTAATTAAGGGCCTTGAACTATATCCTGCCAATACTTCTATCATTTTTGCCATTATCAATCTTTATATAAGCCAAAATGAGGATCCTAAGAACATAGTTCCATACTTGGATAAGGCTATCAGCTTAGACCCAAAGAATCCATCTCTATATTTTGTAAAAGGCACCTTCTACGATAAGTTCAAAGAGACTGATAATGCAATAGCGGCTTATAACAAGGCTATTGAGGTGAATCCTAAATATTTCGAAGCTTGGAGCAACCTTGGGATTGTTTATTATAACGTTGGAGCAGAATATGTTGGTCAATCAAATAAAGTTGACATGAATAACCAGGCAGAATACGACAGACTGGTTAAACTTGCAGATGACCAATTCAGAATTGCTCTTGAAAAATTCAGCCAAGCCTACAGCATCAATCCAAAAGATAAGAGCACTGTAGAAGCAATGAAAAATATCTACTTCCGCTTTAGAAATGAAAATCCAGAGATGAAGAAGAAGTATGATGAGTTTAACGAATTACTTCAAGCTCTATAGTAGAAATAAATAAGGGGCATATAAGCCCCTTATTTTATACTTATCTTATTTATCATAATATACATTATAAGACAAATACATTGAGATATTATTTTTCACCAGAAATAGCCTTGGGTGTCCACAATTTTATAAAGCGCATCAGCTTTTCCTTGCTGTAGGATTTCCCATCTTCGAGATATCCTGAGTCCTGAATATGAATAACCTTACCATCAGCATTAAGCACTACAAATACAGGAAAACCAAAACGGGTTGGATTCTGTAGTTGCTCTATTGCCTCTTCGTTTTTATTTTCTTTGCTGTAGTTCACAAGAACAAAAACATAGTTGCTTTTAAGTGCTTGGCTTATTTCAGGATCAGCATCCATGAACTTATGCACCCTAATACACCAAGGACACCAATTTCCTCCAATCTGAATCATTACATTTTTACCTTCAGCCTTAGATTTCTTTACAGCTAGATCAATGTCGTTTTTTGCGTTAAGCGCTGGATTATAAATCTTTTCAGGGCTCTTACTTTCCTGCGCAGAAAGATTTTGGACGCACAATGCTATGAAAATCAGAAAAAATACCTTTTTCATATATTCCTAAAATTTGGTTCGCTCAAAGATGCGAATGGATATAGAAAATTCTATCAAACTTTGAAATTTTTTTTTCTGTTTTGGTATTGATTCAATATTATTTTTTGATGTATTATTGCAGTTGAATTCAAGGACAACAGATCATTGTATGGAAAGAAAGACTGCTAATAAAAAAAGAGTGGTAACTAGCTACAAGAATTTATCGCCAGAAATTCTTGAGGAAGTTAAGAAGAAGTACCCCAATGGCTGGGGAGATTATGTAATTAAGGTTGAAAAGCCAACGGGTGACTTTTTTTATGCGATAACACTGGATACGCCAGAAACAAGCTACCTTATAAAGGTTGACGTTAAGATAGATAATCGCATAAAGGGTGAAGATGAAGATAAGGACATTTTCGGAAGTGAAGATTCAGATTCAGACTCCGATGAATTCCCTGATTCTGCCGATGATTCATACGATGAAAATGATGATTAAATAAAAAGAGCGAGAATTTCTCGCTCTTTTTATTTAACATAAACAATCTTCTCTTCTTTGGGCCTAACTTCCCCCACAATCCAGCCTTCTAAGCTGCTGCTTTTAAACTTTTCAATGGCCTGTTCTGCAAAATCACCATCCACACCAAAGAGCAATCCACCTGATGTTTGCGCATCGAAAATAAGCATCTTTTCCTCATACGAGAGGTTGTCTGCAAATTCGATATTATCACCCAAGAATTCCCTATTTCTAAAGGATGCTCCAGGAATGCAGCCCATTTCGTAAATCTGCTTTACTCCGCTAAAATAGGGTAGCCGATTTTGGTAGATTTCGATACTTACATTACTTGCCTTTGCCATCCTAAACGTATGCCCCCCTAATCCAAATCCTGTAATATCGGTTCCTCCAGTGGGATTGAATTGCATCAAAACATCCATCGAACGTGCATTTAAGGTAGACATCGATACCAATATCTCATCCACTTGCTCTTTAGATGCCAAACCTACTCTTTGCGCAGCCTGAATGGCACCCGTTCCGAGTGGCTTTGTGAGGATCAGCTTTTGCCCAGCCTTTAGCCCAGAATTCGTAATTATTTTTTTCGGATTTACACGGCCAACTACGGCCATGCCATACTTAGGAACAGCATCATCAATGGTATGACCTCCAAGGATTGCTACGCTTGCTTCTAGAGCGATTTCGTTCCCTCCCCGAATAATTTCAGACAATCCTTCGACTGGTAGCGAAGATGGGTACATGTTTATGTTAAGCGCCATAAAGGGAGTTCCTCCCATAGCATAAACATCGCTTAGAGAATTTGCGGCAGCTATCCTTCCAAAGGTAAACGGATCGGAACAAATTGGAGGAAAAAAGTCCGTTGTAAATATTAGAGCTAGGTCGTCCGACACTTTATAGACACCAGCATCATCATGCAGCGAATTGTCTACTATTATATTAGGATCCTTAAACATGGGGAAACTAGCAAGCAACTTATCCAACTCTTTAGCCGATAGTTTTGCCGAACATCCTCCATACTCAAAAGTTGTTAGAAGATCTATCATTTTATCTACTGTTCAATTAGCTGAAATAAAATTTCTTTTTCACGTAGTAAATCACATCCCTTATTTGAGTCTTCAATACTCATTTGAATACACATTCCACACTCACTCGAAATGTTTGTAGGGACAGGTCGAATTACAACGCTTACCCCTGCAGCAACCAGCAACTTTTCTGCTTCTATAACAGCTCTAACGTTTTTAAAAAGAAGTATTGGCATGCTAGCAGATTTCCTCCAATATGCTACAGAGGTTTTCAAAATCCTCTGGGGTGTGAAATGGAGATACCGAAAATCTTACAGATCCAGCTGGAAAAGTGCCCAATGCTTTATGTGCAAATGGGGCACAATGTAAACCACTTCGAACCTGAATATTGTAAGTACTATCTAAGATATATGCAAAATCGTCGTTGCTCTTAACCTTATGCTCTAATGAAAAAAGTTCAGACTGATTTTCAAAATCTTGAGCACAATAAACCTCGTAATTACTTAGCAGCTTAATTCTATTTAGAAGAAGCCTAAAATCATCCTTTGAATGTGCAGGAATAACATTAGCGCTTAATGCTCCGTAAAGCCCGAAAATGCCCAAAGAGTTTGGGGTTCCAGCTTCAAATTTATCCGGATTGCAGGACGGCATAAATTCAGACTCAGAGTTGCTACCTGTTCCTCCATGCTTGTAAGGGCTAAGAGTTGAAGGATCACATGCAAAAAACGCTCCTACTCCTGTTGGTCCTAAAAGTCCTTTATGAGCCGTAAAAAAGAGGTAATCTACACCCCAGTTATCAGCTTTAATGCAAACTTTACCTGCCGATTGAGAGGCGTCCAAAAGAAGAGGAATATCCCCAATGGCTTTCTTTACTTTGTTGATATCCTGAATGATTCCATTTACATTGCTGACATGGTTAACAATAACCATATCAACAGAAAAATCAACCATGGATTTCAGTCCATCAACATCTATTAAGCCATCGTTAAAATGGGGTATAATGTCATATTCAAGACCAATAGCCTCCTTTAAGTAGTGCAGCGGGCGCGTAACCGCATTATGGCTCATAGAATCAACCAAAACACGCTTATGCTTAAATTGGAACCCTTTTAAAATTGTATTTGCCCCTTCGGTTGCTGAACTGCAAAACACCAGATTTTCAGGTTTGCCGATTCCCATCATAGATGAGAGTAAATCGCGGGTATTCTCTACTACTTGAGCAACTTCAAAGCTTTTATGATGCCCCGACCTCCCATAAGTTCCTCCTGTGCTAAGGTACCTGGTAATCCATTCGCCAACTTCTTTCGGCTTTGGGAAACTCGTAGATGAATTGTCGAAGTATCCATTCATTGCTATGGCTTTACTATTTTTAATGAAGAGCTTAGCCTGTTAAGAATGTAGTACATGTTCGATATTTCGCCTACTGCAAGCGTTTCTTTTATGCCATAAAAATCGACACAGGTGCCGCAAAGGGTAACCTTAACGCCTTTACCGTTCAGCTTCTTAAGGTATTCGCAGAATGCTGAATCACTTGAAGCCAACTTAACACCTCCGTTGTAGCAGATAAGCTCAACCGGCAATGAATCGTTCTCGGAAAGTGCGGTAAGAAATCCTTTTAAAAGAATAGTTCCCAGCTCGCTACTCCCCTGCCCCATTTCCGTTCCATCAAGAACTACAATATAACCTTGGTCGCTTGAGGTTGAACAGTATGGCTCGGGCTCTTTGAGTGGCGTAATGGTTGATTTGCTTCCTGTTGTTATCGTGCTCAGCGTACCATTCTTAACCACCGAAAATTCAACACCATTATCGGTAAGGTAGGATTCAAGGTTAGAGCAAGATATTTCGTTGTCAATCGTAATTACAAGAACTTCGTTAGGATGCTCAACCAAAGCCTTTTTTGTGCTTATCAGGGGAAGCGGACACTTTTGTCCTATACAGTTTACTTCAACCATTTTTATTTGCAAAGATAGCAGAAAAGCCCTATTGTTACTCCCCTTTAATGCTAGGCTAAAGGTTCTGAAGCGAATCGAGCTGATTGGTAAACGACCACAACTTTACATTTGGCCAGGTTTGAACCTTGCTGATGGAACGATGCACCACAGCATCAATAATGTGCGGAAGCTTGTTGCCCGCCCTAGTGCTTGTATTCGAAAGGAAGACCCACGAGAGGCCATTCTTTTCCTTTACAACCATTGCGGATGTTCCAGAGAGCGAACCGCTTCTCCAGTATCGTCCGTTATTATCGGAACCAATCCATCCCAAGGGCTGCACGTAGGTTTGGCGCGTAGTCATCTCGCTAATCAGATCTTTGGGGATGATGTTATGCTTTTCGTAGCCGGCAACACCTATAAGCAGCTTGGCAATATCGACAGATGAGGCAACCCAACCGCCTGCAGGACCAAGCATTCTAAGGTCGTTTCCACCAGCATTACGGGGCACCATTTGACCCGAACCATCCCATGCTGGAACGATGCCATTTCCTCTTAGATCGTAGTACGACACCTCGTTGGGATGCTTATCTTCGGGATAGTTATTCGATAAAAAGGCCGTGCTGATGCCTAGGGGCATAAATACCTTTCTTTTTATGTAGGTTTCATAGTCCATTTTGGAAACCTTCCTGATTACTTCACCGAGCAGAACGTATCCAAAATTAGAGTAGGAACTCCTTAATCCCGGCTCAAAATCGAGGTTATTCCGAAATACGTAGCTTACAATATCGGGAAAGGATAGCGGCAGTGGTTTTGAAATTGTTCTAGACACTAGTTCCTTACAAAACATTGGATCGGGTCTTCGACCGCTCCATCCGCCGCTATGGTTGAGCAGCATCTTTACGGTGATCTTTTCGTAACGAGGATCTCTATAGGAAGAGTACACCGGATCGTTAAGGATGCCTTCGGGGCCAAAGACCTTCTGGTCGAGGGAGAGAACCCCAGCCTTAACCAGCTGCATGATGCCGGTTGCGGTAATGAGCTTGGATACAGAGGCAATTCGAAAAAGGTGGTAGGGCTCTACCGGCTCCTTGCTCGAAACATTTGCATAGCCATATCCTTTTGCATAAACTATTGCTCCATCCTTAACCACAGCCAACGAAGCACCTTTAATCTTCGATTTGGTTATAAAAGTCTTGATATTTTTATCTACAGCAGCAACCTCAGCCAACGCTGCCGCTTCTGCAGTAGCGGATTCGCCTGCTGCCGAAGACCCTTTTACAGGTGTTGTAGCCTTTGCAATTGTACTTTCTGAACCAGCTAGAAAAAATACCCCAACAGCAATACAGTATAAAACCAGTCTTCCCCTCTTCATGACAATCCCTCTCAATAAGCCGTCGCAAAATATAAAACGAAACTTACAAACCGAATTTTATTTAAGCAAAAACCGTTTTTTTAACAAAATGCCTCCTTTCGCCCACCATTCAGGGTGATCAAGCAGCAGAACAGGACGGGTGTTCCTTACCTTTTACCGAACTGGCGGCACCAGAACAGCGTCTAGTGATGGTACCAGTCAAAAAGATATCAGCTTCGAAGAAATATGACTAGGATTTGAAGTGAAAAATCTCAGGCGGGTTGCCCTAAAGCTCGGACTAGTAGCAGTAGAGCTGAGGCTGGTTGCTCTAGAGTTCGGACTGGAAGCGTTAGAACTCAGGTTGGAAGCAATAGAGTTCGGACTGGAAGCAATAGTACTCAGTCTGGAAGCGTTAGAGCTCAGACTGGTAGCTCTAGAACTCGGACTGGTTGCTCTAGCACTCATTCTGGTTGATCTAGAACTCAGACTGGAAGCAATAGTACTCAGACTGGAAGCCCTAGAGCTGAGACTGGAAGCAATAGTACTCAGTCTGGTTGCTCTAGAGCTCGGACTGGACGCATTAGCACTCAGTCTGGTTGCTCTAGAGCTGAGTCTGGAAGCCCTAGAGCTCAGGCTGGATACGGCAGCACACAAAATAGCGCCTGCCGCTCGCAGCATCAATAGCCTATTTTAGCGCCGTGGCCAGAACATCAACAAACCGGTCGATATCTTCGGTAGTTGTATCCCAAGAGGTCATCCAGCGCGCCTCGTTTTTCTCCTCATCCCACAGGTAGAAGAACGACTCCTCTAAAAGGGTCTCCCTTATATCCTTGGGAAATACGGCGAAGACGGCGTTGGCATCAACGGGTTGGGTGATGGTAACCTGACGGAATGCGGTAAGCCGCTGCTTCAGGTAGGCGGCCATCTGGTTGGCGTGGGCGGCTGTGCCGATGCAGTGGTTGTTGGTAAGGTAGGCGATGAACTGCGCGCTGATGAACCGCATCTTGGAGGCGAGCTGCATCGACTGCTTGCGCAGGTACTTAAAATCGTTGGCCAAATCGGTATTGTTGAAGATAACTGCCTCGCCAAGCATCATCCCGTTCTTGGTTCCGCCAAACGAGATGACATCAACCCCTAGGTCGGTTGTAAAATCACGGAATGGCAGCTGTAGAGCAGCGGCAGCATTCGAAAGTCGTGCACCATCAACATGAAGGAACATACCGTTGCTGTGGGCAAAATCGGCAATCGCCTTAATCTCCTTAACGGAATAAACGGTACCCAATTCGGTTGTCTGCGAGATGCTTACCAGCCTAGGCTGCACGTTGTGCTCGAAGCCTACGTTTTGCAGGTACCTCTTTGCCTTATCAACATCGAGCTTACCATCGGACGTAGGGACGGTTAGCAGCTTAAATCCGCCGAAATGCTCGGGAGCGCCGCACTCGTCGGTGTTGATGTGGGCGAGATCGGTACAGAGCACCGCCTCGTAGGAACGAAGAGCCGACGAGATGCTTAGCACGTTGGCGGCGGTTCCTAGGAAGACAAAGAAAACTTCCACGTGGTCGCCAAAGTGTTGCTTAAACAGCAGCTCGGCCTTATGCGTGTACTCGTCGTGGCCATACGAGGATACATGCCCGTGGTTGGCGCTGGCTATCGCCTCCAGGATAATTGGGTGGATTCCGGAATAGTTATCGCTTGCTAGTGACTTCTTCATGGTTGTAAAATAAAAAAAACGGATACGCTAAGATAGCCATCCGTTTTCTGTTTTTTCTATGATGATTCCTTTTTCTCGATCGGAATTAAAACTCCGAGGTGAAGTGGAACTTGATGTCGGTAAACTTCTCCTGCGCGAGCTGCAGCGAGTAGGGCGAGTCGGCCAGGAACACGTTTCTGCCGTGCTTGTCGAGCGCCACGTGCGTGTACTTGCGGCGCATGAAGTCGTCGAGCTGCTCCTTGTTGTCGCTCTCAATCCAGCACGCCTTGTACAGCGATATGGGCTCGTAGCGGCACTTGGCGGTGTACTCGTGCTCCAGACGGTACTGGATTACGTCGAACTGTAGCGCGCCCACGCAGCCGATAATCTTACGGCCATTCATTTTTAGGGTGAAGAGCTGGGCAACCCCCTCGTCCATGAGCTGGTCTACACCCTTTGCCAGCTGCTTAAACTTAAGCGGATCGGCATTTTCGATGTACTGGAAGAGCTCTGGCGAGAAGCTGGGGATTCCTTTAAAGTTGATTTTCTCGCCTTCGGTAAAGGTATCGCCAATTTTAAAGTTACCCGTATCGTGCAAGCCAACAATATCTCCAGGGTAGGCAAAATCTACCACCTCCTTCTTAGATGCCATAAAGGCATTAGGGCTGGAGAATCGTAACGAT
This sequence is a window from Acetobacteroides hydrogenigenes. Protein-coding genes within it:
- a CDS encoding tetratricopeptide repeat protein, with amino-acid sequence MKKFTFAIAFAFAFNLGFAQKDYNPENIKAKVEKSNSEIADAKAGASYKTWLKRAQLFGEISEAPLAGAYPGMSDKEVELLIGKPSSTSDVEVNGRTLTKMEFAYIDLFFEGGKLLYWNIKDSGVQKPLVTGFEAIEKAVSLDPKSAKKAKDIYITYKNYFFKNGNNAYNASNKAEAAENYGFAYQCSANQAVNAPDTTAAYYAAYAYLESGNFNQAIKFGQACLDNKSFQNGEVYKILGEAYNGAKEPTKAKEVLIKGLELYPANTSIIFAIINLYISQNEDPKNIVPYLDKAISLDPKNPSLYFVKGTFYDKFKETDNAIAAYNKAIEVNPKYFEAWSNLGIVYYNVGAEYVGQSNKVDMNNQAEYDRLVKLADDQFRIALEKFSQAYSINPKDKSTVEAMKNIYFRFRNENPEMKKKYDEFNELLQAL
- the gyrA gene encoding DNA gyrase subunit A — encoded protein: MSQGEKIIKINIEEEMKTAYIDYSMSVIVARALPDVRDGLKPVHRRVLFGMNELGVYSNRPYKKSARIVGEVLGKFHPHGDTSVYDAMVRMAQEWSMRYPLVEGQGNFGSVDGDSPAAMRYTEARLKKLAEEALADLEKNTVDFKPNFDDTLEEPVVLPSKIPMLLLNGSSGIAVGMATNMAPHNLSEIVDATCAYIDNNDITIEELMVYIKAPDFPTGGIIYGYQGVRDAFETGKGKVVIRSKTEIEVTESGREKIIVSEIPYMVNKAEMIKKIADLINDKKIEGISYINDESDRNGMRVVIILKKDAVANVVLNNLYKHSQLQSSFPINNIALVDGRPRTLNLKQLIKYFVRHRHEVIIRRTQFELEQAEKRAHILEGLLKALDHLDEVISIIRNSKTPDEAQNTLIERLDLTEIQARAIIDMRLRSLTGLEREKLQSEYDELLKLINHLRAILADPALQMQVIKDELLEIKEKYGDGRRTTIVHNAEEFNPEDFYADEDVVITISHLGYIKRTPLSEYRTQSRGGVGSKGSTTRDEDFIEHIYVTSMHNTMLFFTENGRCYWLKVYDIPEGTKASKGRAIQNVLNIEPNDKVKAYMNVKRLTEKEYIENNFIVLCTKKGIIKKTKLEAYSRPRTNGVNAITIKDGDQLLEALLTSGSNEILIASKEGKALRFNEDKIRAIGRTGAGVKAITMSDTDEVVGMVCVDNQELENILVVSENGYGKRSLLDEYRITNRGGKGVRTMNITEKTGMLIAIKNVTDQNDLMIINKSGLTIRLAISDIRITGRATQGVKLINLRSNDSIASVASVPKSEDKDEELLKSTDVAENTEISEELE
- a CDS encoding thioredoxin family protein, coding for MKKVFFLIFIALCVQNLSAQESKSPEKIYNPALNAKNDIDLAVKKSKAEGKNVMIQIGGNWCPWCIRVHKFMDADPEISQALKSNYVFVLVNYSKENKNEEAIEQLQNPTRFGFPVFVVLNADGKVIHIQDSGYLEDGKSYSKEKLMRFIKLWTPKAISGEK
- a CDS encoding ATP-dependent Clp protease ATP-binding subunit, which gives rise to MDSKFSDKIKNVISYSKEEAIRLGNQSIGAEHLLLGIIREGTGVAMEILKDLEVDVDTLKNSIETKVRKDATLPITDIENVNLLKSAERVLKLVHLEAKALKNDVIGTGHLLLALMRDGSNYGSISLFDQNVDYVKVKHHLESKTIKAQSDFNDDDDEKDIFSSKSTPGQKSNSNTPVLDNFGIDLTRAAEENKLDPIVGREKEIERIAQILSRRKKNNPILIGEPGVGKSAIAEGLALRIVKRQVSRVLFGKRVITLDLASIVAGTKYRGQFEERMKAILNELSQVTNIILFIDEIHTIVGAGGATGSLDAANMLKPALARGEIQCIGATTLDEYREYIEKDGALERRFQKVMVEPTTPEETVEILNKIKGKYEDYHNVIYTPEAIDACVKLTMRYVTDRCLPDKAIDALDEAGSRVHISNIKVPEQISLVEKQIEDARAEKLAAVKNLQFEIAANFRDKEKKLMEMLEMEQQQWERDLSNNKQVVDEEKVAEVVALMTGVPVQRIAQGEGSRLLKMADELKGSVIGQDEAIAKIVKSIQRNRAGLKDPNKPIGTFVFLGPTGVGKTQLAKVLAKYLFDSTDNLIRVDMSEYMEKFSVSRLVGAPPGYVGYEEGGQLTEKVRRKPYSVVLLDEIEKAHPDVFHLLLQVLDEGLLTDSLGRKIDFKNTIIIMTSNIGSRELKDFGQGVGFSTNARVEQFNETSKSIIQKALKKAFAPEFLNRIDDIILFNALTKKDIFKIIDIELKGLFSRVFQLGYKIHISPAAKDFIAEKGFDVQFGARPLKRAIQKYLEDPMAEVIIRSDLKHGDTLSVNLNKDKTDVVIKKISAKKDNSSNKIEQKDNVEV